A single region of the Mechercharimyces sp. CAU 1602 genome encodes:
- a CDS encoding glycoside hydrolase family 18 protein, with protein MQIVVVRPGESIWAIANRFGVSPNVIIDINQLADSTRLVPGQALVIPNSTGYHIIQSGESIWALAGRYGVTVDQLLQANPEINPMQLTVGTRIKIPSEPKPTIETNGYLEPKGTERDAKIVKEDASALTYFSLFSYQVKKDGSLTPPKDEKALSAIQETNSMPMMVLTNFTEGNFSPDITRSIFTDNERINKLIDSVLATMKSKGYGALNIDFERIYPDDRELYNAFLRKIATRVRQAGYLISTALAPKKSAEQTGPWYSAHDYAAHGQIVDFVILMTYEWGWSGGPPMAVSPLPQVEEVVKYALSVMPADKIMMSAPLYGYDWTLPYKKGGDFAPLVDPQEAIQIAWKRGAVIQYDTEAQAPYYNYYDDAGKKHVVWFEDARSIQAKYKLIKQWKLRGISYWVLGNDFPQSWALLQSEFNIKKLR; from the coding sequence ATGCAGATAGTGGTTGTCCGTCCCGGGGAATCGATCTGGGCGATTGCCAATCGTTTCGGTGTTTCCCCCAATGTGATCATTGACATTAATCAACTAGCAGATTCAACGAGATTGGTACCAGGCCAAGCGCTCGTCATTCCTAACTCGACTGGATATCACATTATTCAATCAGGCGAAAGTATTTGGGCTTTAGCTGGAAGATACGGTGTGACCGTCGATCAACTATTACAAGCTAATCCGGAAATTAATCCGATGCAACTAACCGTAGGCACCCGTATAAAAATACCTTCAGAACCCAAACCCACCATCGAAACGAACGGTTATCTCGAGCCAAAAGGCACTGAGCGAGACGCTAAAATTGTAAAAGAAGATGCATCTGCACTCACTTACTTTAGTCTGTTCAGCTATCAAGTAAAAAAAGATGGTAGCCTTACTCCACCTAAAGATGAAAAAGCCCTAAGCGCCATTCAGGAAACGAACTCAATGCCTATGATGGTGCTCACCAACTTCACCGAAGGTAATTTTTCTCCTGATATTACCCGCTCCATCTTTACCGATAACGAGCGCATCAACAAGTTAATCGACTCTGTCTTAGCCACGATGAAAAGCAAAGGATATGGAGCTCTCAATATTGACTTTGAACGCATTTATCCAGATGACCGTGAACTTTACAATGCCTTTTTACGCAAAATCGCCACGCGAGTTCGTCAAGCTGGCTACTTGATCTCCACCGCACTTGCACCGAAAAAAAGCGCAGAACAAACAGGTCCATGGTATAGTGCACATGACTATGCAGCCCATGGACAAATCGTAGATTTCGTTATTCTAATGACATATGAATGGGGCTGGTCTGGAGGACCTCCCATGGCAGTCTCCCCTCTTCCACAAGTAGAGGAGGTAGTAAAGTATGCACTTTCTGTCATGCCCGCCGATAAAATTATGATGAGCGCCCCCCTCTATGGATATGACTGGACACTCCCTTATAAAAAAGGGGGGGACTTTGCGCCTCTTGTCGATCCACAAGAAGCAATCCAAATCGCCTGGAAACGAGGAGCTGTCATCCAATACGACACCGAAGCGCAAGCGCCTTATTATAACTACTACGATGACGCTGGTAAGAAACATGTCGTATGGTTTGAAGATGCACGCAGTATCCAAGCCAAGTATAAACTGATCAAACAATGGAAGCTGCGTGGTATCAGCTACTGGGTACTAGGAAACGACTTCCCTCAAAGCTGGGCTCTTCTCCAAAGCGAATTTAACATTAAAAAGTTACGCTAA
- a CDS encoding SDR family oxidoreductase → MNITVIGANGNIGREIVRTLLERNHEVRAMIRKEEQASFFINLGATPVIADLEQDFSHAIDGADAIIFTAGSGAHTGLDKTTAIDQEGAKKAADLAEQYGVDRFIMISSIKADQPEAATSDAMKHYLRAKSAADKHLRTKGINYTILRPGRLSDEKGTGKIVIAPSLEYRTDSIPRADVALTAVESLEAPGTFRHSFDLFSGNEEVQTALAKLA, encoded by the coding sequence TTGAACATCACTGTAATTGGTGCCAATGGGAATATTGGTCGAGAGATTGTGAGAACATTACTTGAACGAAATCATGAGGTACGGGCGATGATCCGTAAAGAAGAACAGGCCTCTTTTTTTATAAATTTGGGAGCGACACCGGTAATAGCTGATTTGGAGCAGGATTTTAGTCATGCTATTGATGGGGCAGATGCAATCATTTTTACGGCTGGCTCGGGTGCTCATACCGGTTTAGATAAAACGACGGCTATTGATCAGGAAGGGGCGAAGAAAGCAGCAGATTTAGCGGAGCAATATGGGGTGGATCGCTTTATTATGATTAGCTCTATTAAAGCAGACCAGCCAGAAGCGGCAACTTCTGATGCGATGAAGCATTATTTGCGCGCTAAATCGGCGGCCGATAAGCACTTACGAACAAAAGGGATCAATTATACGATCCTTCGCCCCGGACGCCTTTCGGACGAGAAGGGTACGGGTAAGATTGTGATTGCTCCCTCGTTGGAGTATCGTACAGATTCGATTCCACGGGCTGATGTGGCCCTGACGGCAGTAGAATCCTTGGAGGCTCCGGGTACTTTCCGCCATTCGTTTGACTTATTTTCTGGAAATGAAGAAGTGCAGACCGCACTGGCAAAATTAGCTTAA
- a CDS encoding triacylglycerol lipase — protein MRQASRLLLALVILFVVALPSPVAWAGKGSDKIDFSLLEQLVEKGNVLSADEIASWENKTETGLIPGTWYVGESPNNVDEKKSPIVFVQGLGSNATTWLEGSGNMYDVAREEGYQTAFVQLYDAAGDKYAAAQWDNGRILAEQLQQISDFYGKKVNIVAHSKGGIDSQTALIHYNADYYVDNVVTLASPHKGSHLANLSYSWYAGWLADVIGMQSDGTYSLQTAEMDQFRKRTDVDEDVNENEYFTVAGKDWGSFGSSLWLAGAYLRSYGSNDGAVNVWSTKLMNGKHLFTDDDLNHYSITEGKKVFSRIESVVDDPASLVSFDNAMQWKAEKKVMSLAGSKASANEVSSESATGMEERGEQYLQGGELKKKATVVEEVAVQSDVDEAVFQVMSKNKVKIKLISPSGKVYTKKSSVYSAGEGKEFFNEATIQAFKVAKPEAGAWKVQMKSKSDDAYFMMVAFDGEETASVDIATSEGEGDIPVEIELKNPEKFDQDSIKIDMKIVDVDQNKQQSKQKKEEKKLKKNRKQGSYDGTFTAKKKSGSYNVTINIEGKLKNGEPFKRTLVRSVGVSK, from the coding sequence TTGAGACAGGCGTCACGTCTGCTGCTAGCTTTGGTAATTTTATTTGTGGTAGCGCTTCCATCCCCGGTAGCATGGGCAGGTAAAGGGAGCGACAAGATCGACTTTTCACTGTTAGAGCAATTGGTTGAAAAAGGGAACGTTTTGTCAGCAGATGAGATTGCTTCTTGGGAAAATAAAACGGAGACAGGATTAATTCCAGGAACGTGGTACGTAGGAGAGTCACCAAATAATGTGGATGAAAAGAAATCGCCAATCGTTTTTGTTCAAGGATTGGGATCGAACGCCACTACTTGGTTAGAAGGTTCAGGGAATATGTATGATGTGGCGCGGGAAGAGGGTTACCAAACAGCCTTTGTACAGTTGTATGATGCTGCAGGCGATAAGTATGCTGCGGCTCAATGGGATAATGGACGCATTCTTGCAGAGCAATTGCAACAGATCTCTGATTTTTATGGAAAAAAAGTAAATATTGTTGCTCACAGTAAGGGCGGGATCGATTCGCAGACTGCTTTAATTCATTATAATGCTGATTACTATGTTGATAACGTCGTTACTTTGGCATCCCCGCATAAAGGTTCTCACTTAGCCAATCTTTCGTATAGCTGGTATGCAGGTTGGTTGGCAGATGTTATCGGGATGCAGTCAGATGGAACTTACTCTTTGCAAACAGCGGAAATGGATCAATTTCGTAAGCGTACAGACGTTGATGAAGATGTGAACGAAAATGAGTATTTCACTGTAGCAGGTAAAGATTGGGGTTCCTTTGGAAGTTCGCTATGGTTGGCAGGAGCTTACTTACGCTCCTATGGTTCCAATGATGGCGCTGTAAACGTGTGGAGTACAAAACTGATGAATGGTAAGCATCTCTTTACTGATGATGATCTAAATCATTACTCTATCACGGAAGGTAAGAAGGTATTTTCTCGTATTGAGTCCGTTGTTGATGATCCAGCTTCTCTCGTATCTTTTGATAATGCCATGCAATGGAAGGCAGAAAAGAAAGTTATGAGCTTGGCAGGCAGCAAGGCGTCTGCAAATGAGGTGAGTTCAGAGTCTGCAACGGGGATGGAAGAACGTGGCGAGCAGTATCTACAAGGTGGGGAATTGAAAAAGAAAGCCACGGTAGTAGAAGAAGTGGCTGTTCAATCTGATGTTGATGAAGCCGTTTTCCAGGTGATGAGTAAGAATAAGGTGAAAATCAAGTTGATTTCACCATCAGGTAAAGTATATACCAAGAAGAGTAGCGTCTATTCTGCCGGTGAAGGGAAAGAGTTCTTTAACGAAGCTACTATTCAGGCCTTTAAGGTAGCCAAGCCTGAGGCAGGGGCGTGGAAGGTGCAGATGAAGAGCAAATCAGATGATGCATACTTCATGATGGTCGCATTTGATGGTGAAGAAACAGCTTCAGTTGATATTGCTACTTCTGAAGGAGAAGGGGATATCCCAGTCGAAATAGAATTGAAGAATCCAGAGAAGTTTGATCAAGACTCTATTAAGATAGATATGAAGATTGTGGATGTTGATCAGAATAAGCAGCAATCTAAACAGAAGAAAGAAGAAAAAAAGCTGAAGAAAAATCGCAAGCAGGGAAGCTATGATGGTACGTTTACTGCGAAGAAGAAATCTGGCTCTTATAACGTTACAATTAACATCGAAGGCAAACTTAAAAATGGTGAACCGTTTAAGCGGACACTTGTTCGTTCTGTTGGTGTGAGTAAATAA